The Micromonospora violae DNA segment GAACGCCTGGTCGGCCGCCTGGCCAGCAACGCCCGGCCGAGACGCGACAGCAGACCCTGCACACCGCCGGGGGCGGCGATCATGACGACGATCAGGGTGAGTCCGAAGATCGCCAACGGAAGGTTGCCCTCCAGCCGCTGCGCCACCGCGGGTGAGAGCGTGAGCATCTCGGTGACCGAGTGGGTGAGATCGGGCAGGGCGACCAGCAGGACCGCCCCCCACAGCGCACCGGTCAGTCGACCCAGGCCACCGATCACCACCGCCATCAGCAGGAACAGCGACAGGGTCAGCGAGAACGCCCCGGGGGACACGCTCTGTGCGAGCACCGCCAGCAGCGCACCGCCGAGCCCGGCGGTGGCGGCGCTGACCACAAACGCGAGGACCTGGGTGCGGGCCACGTGGATGCCCGCCAGGCGGGCCGCCACCTCGTCGTCACGGACCGCCCGGAAGGTACGCCCGTATCGACTGCGGATCAGGTTCGCCAACAGCAGCATGGCGAGCAGGGTGGCCGCGCCGGTGACCCAGAGCTGCCACCGCTCGTAGGGGAAATACGGCCCGAGCGCCAACGGTGGCGGCTCGACCGGCACCGACAGCCCCTGCTCGCCGTTGAACACGCCGTCGAAGGTGACGGCCAGCGCCGGCACGACGACGGCCACCGCGAGCGTCACCCCGGCCAGGTAGGGGCCACGCAGCCGGGCCGCTGCCACACCGACCACCGCGCCGACCGCTACGGTGCTGACGATCGCCGCGACCAGCGAGAGCGGCAACAGCCAGCCGCCCGTCATGCCGCGGTCGGCGAACGCGTTCTGGCACAGCGCCACTGTGTACGCCCCGGTCGCCATCAACGCCCCGTGCCCGAGCGACAGTTGACCGTTGAGACCGGTGAGGACGGTCAGCCCGGCCGTCGCGCAGAGGTAGGCCGCCACCGTGGCGAGCTGGAAGTTGCGGAACGGTTCGACGGCGTAGCTGACCCCGACCAGCACCACCCCGGCGACGAGCACGATCGCCAGATGGCGCAGCAGTGTCGAGCCGCGTCGCCGGTCGACGGGCCGGTCGGCGGCGTCGTCCGGCCGCTGCTTCGGCGGCACCGCCGCCGTCGTGGCGCTCACACCCGCCTCGCCGCGACCGGGGCGAACAGCCCACCGGGCCGGACCAGCAGCACCGCCAGCAGCAGGACCAGCACCGCGAGCGGGGTGAGGTCACTGCCGGCGTAGCCGCTCACGTAGGAGAGCAGCAACCCCACCACCAGGCCGCCGACCACCGCCCCCGGTGGACTGTCCAGCCCACCGACCACCGCCGCGGTGAACGCCGAGACGAACACCAGGTCCATCGCGTGCGGGTGCAGACCCAGCTCGGTCGGCAGGACCAGCATGGCGGCCAGCGCGCCCACCCCGGAGGCGAGCGCCCAACCGAGGGTCAACATGCCACCGACGTTGACCCCGAGCAGCCGGGACACCTCCGGAGCGAAGGCCGCCGCGCGCATCCGCAACCCCACCGGAGTACGCGCGAACATCCACGCCAGGCCGCTGACCACCACCCCGATCGTGGCGAAGACGAACAGGTCGTACGGGGACAGCACGGCGACCCCACCCACGGTGAGGGCGGACCGGCTGAAAGGGGCCTCGGCGGGGCGGAACTCACTGCCGTACACCATGCCCAGCACGGCCTGGATCAGCAGCACCAACCCGAGCGCGACGATCACCGGGTTGAGCGGTGAGGCGTGCTCGACGTGTCGCATCACCACGCGGTCCACCACGGCACCGAGCAGCAGGCCGGCGACGATCGCGACCACGAAGCCCAGCCAGTAGGAGCCGGTCGCGGTGCTGACGGTGTAGGCGACGTACGCGGCGGCCACGGCCATCGCCCCCTGGGCGAAGTTGACGACCCGCGCCGCCCGCCAGATGAGCACCAGGGCCAACGCGAAGGCGGCGTACACCGCGCCTCGGGACAGGCCGTCGACGGTCAGGAAGACGAAGCGGTCCAACAGTCCTCCCTCCGGGGGACGAGGTGGTGGTCAGAAACCGAGGTACGCGTGGCGCAGGTCGACGTCGTCGCGCAGCGTCGCCGCCGGGGCGGCGATCACCACCCGACCGAGGGACATCACGACGCCCTGGTCGGCGACGGCGAGCGCGCTGCGCACGTTCTGCTCGACCAGCAGGACGGTCAGGCCGGTGCGGTCACGCAGTTGGCGGAGCAGGGCCATGGTCCGGGCGACCACCCGTGGCGCCAGGCCGAGCGACGGCTCGTCCAACAGCAGCAGACGGGGTCGGCCGACCAGGGCCCGGCCCAGCGCGAGCATCTGCCGTTCACCGCCGGAGAGCTGGTGGCCGAGGTGCCGACGGCGTCGGGCCAGCGGCTCGAAGAGCTGATAGACCTCGTCGAGAGCCCGGCCGGCGTCGGCCCGGTCGCGCCGCCACAGGCCGCCCAGTCGCAGGTTCTCGTCGACGGTCAGCTCGCTGATCACGCCCCGACCCTCCGGGACGTGCGCCATGCCGCGTCGCACGAGCTGCTCCACCGGCGTACCGCGAAGATCCTCCCCGGCCAGCAGGACCTGGCCGGCGGCCGGGCGGATCATGCCGGAGAGCGTACGCAGCAGGGTGGTCTTGCCGGCGCCGTTGGCGCCGACGACGGCGGCGATCGTGCCGGTCGGGACGGTGAGGTCGATGGCCCGCAGCACCGGCGCGGCACCGTAACCGGCGACCAGCCCGCGCACCACGAGCAGGTCGGTCGTGGTCATGGGGAAACCTCTTCCTCGACGGTGGCACCGAGGTACGCGTCGGTGACCGCGGGATCGTCACGGATCTCGTCCGGGGTGCCGGCGGCGATGACCCGGCCGAAGTCGAGCACCACGATCTCGTCGCAGACGGCCATCACCAGGTCCATGTGGTGCTCGACCAGGAGCACGGCACAGGGGTCGGTGTCCCGCCGGGGCAGTTGGCGGATCAGCTCCCCCAGCTCGGCGATGTCGTCGGCGCCGAGGCCACCGGCCGGTTCGTCGAGCAGCAGCAACCGGGGCCGGGCGGCGAGCGCGCGGGCCAGGGCTACCCGCTGGCGTACGGCGAAGGGCAGGGTGGTCGGCGCGGCCTCGGCGTGCTCGGCGATGCCCAGGTCGTCGAGGATGGCCAGGGCGTCCGCGCGCAGCCGGCGCTCGTCGCGGTCGCTGGCCGGCAGCCCGAGCAGCGCCGGGACGAAGCCGGCCCGGGCGGTGTGCGAGGCGCCGGTCATCACGTTCTCCAGGACGCTGAGCCCGGCGAAGAGCCCGGTGCCCTGCAACGTCCGGGCGATGCCGAGCCGGGTCAGCCGGTGCGGGCGCGGTCGCAGCGGCCGGCCGTCGAGGGTGAGTGAACCCGTCTGCGGCGCGACGAAGCCGCAGACCACGTTGAACAGCGTGGTCTTGCCGGCGCCGTTGGGCCCGATGACGCCCACCACCTGGTGGGGTGGCACCCGCAGGGAGACATCGTCGAGGGCGGTGAGGCCGCCGAAACGGACGCCGATGTGGTGCAGTTCGAGGCCGCGCTCCATCACCCATCCCTCTGTCGTGGCGGGTGTTTATTTACACTCGCAGTGTACGTTTCTCGGGTTTGGCGTCAAGACCTTCAATGCCCCGCTCCGCAGGTGGACGGGGCGGTCGCCAACGGCGACCGCCCCGGTGACCGCCGTCAGGCGCTGGGACAGGTGTTGCGGTACTCCTGGATCTGCGAACCGCTCGGGCCCGGGCACAGGAACTGCTCGTAGCGGGTGTCGTCGTCGACGAACCGCTTCAACCAGGCCACCATCTGCCGCGCGGTCGGCGTGTTCGTGGTCTGCGGGAAGAAGTGGCTCGCCCCGTTCAGCTCCAGGTACGCCTTCTCGGCGGACGCCGGGATGCTGTTGTAGAAGGGCACCGAGTGCGTCGCGACCGGCGCGACGCTGTCGCTCTCGCCACCGATGATCAGGGTCGGCACCCGCAGCTCGGACCAGCTCTTGTCCGTGTTCCAGGGCGCGAGCGGCACCGCGGCCTGCAACGACGGTCGCGACGAGGCCGCCTCCAGGCTCCCCCCGCCACCCATGGAGTGGCCGGCCACCGCGAGTCGACTGCTGTCGATCCGGCTCCGCACCGAGCTGCGCTCGGTGAGGTAGTCCAGCGCGGCCAGCAACTGCCGACCCCGGCTGTCCGGCTGATCCAGGCGGGTGTTGGTTTCGATGCCGATCACCACGAAGCCGTGCGAGGCGATGCGCGGCCCGAGCCAGCTGATGCTCGACCAGCTGGCGGTGAAGCCCGGCGAGATGGCGATGGCACCGAAGGTGCCCTCGCTGGTGCTGGTCGGGTAGTAGATGACGCCACCGCCGAAACCGATGACGCTCAGCGAGGACACGCTCTGCGAGGCCGTGGCGAACGGGCCGCGGCTCGCCTCCAGGATCGCGGTGGTCGGGGCGGGGCCCCGCTCGTACGGGCCGGCGGCCTGGGCGGCGCTGGACGATCCGGCCAGGGCGCCGCCGGCGGCCAGGACGGCGGCCAGCGCGAGCCGGGTGGCTCGGGCCGCGATGGAACGGGGACGGGTGGTGGTTGGTGAGGACACGTCGGGCACTCCCTAGAGTCGAGGGATATCGACGTGTGTCAGTTTTGGCCGCCCGGCCCGTCCCGGCATCGGTGAAATCACCAGTCCCGACGCAGGATGCCGGGACCAGGTGTGTTTCGCGCCTCTGACCAGGGGTAGCAGGGCAGGCGCCGGCCCGTACACGCGCCATGGAGAGGTTCATCAGTGGATTCCAGCAAGCCCGCCGAGGCGGTCAAGAACGCCGTGAAGACCGCATCAGGAAAGATCGCCGACGCCCTCAGCCCGGACGTCCCCGGTGCGCCGGGAAGCGCGCCACCGACCGTCGAGGAACCGACAACGCCGCATGACCCGCTGCCACCGAAGCCGGAACAGGGGGCGCCGCAGACGCGTACGCCCACCGGGGCGGAGACCGGCGCACCGACGATCGCGAACGGTCAGCAGGGGGCCTACCTCACGACCGCGAACGGGGCGCGGTTGCGCGACACCGACCACTCGCTCAAGGCGGGCCCGCGCGGCCCGGTGCTGCTCCAGGACCACCACCTACGCGAGAAGATCACACACTTCGACCACGAACGCATCCCGGAGCGGGTGGTGCACGCCCGGGGTGCCGGCGCGCACGGTGTGTTCACGGCGTACGGCACCGCCGAGGCGGTCACCCGGGCCGGCTTCCTCAAGAAGGGGCGCGAGACCGAGGTCTTCGTCCGGTTCTCCACCGTGCTCGGTTCGCGAGGTTCGGCCGACACGGTCCGCGACACCCGGGGCTTCGCCACGAAGTTCTACACCGACGAGGGCACCTTCGACCTGGTCGGCAACAACATGCCGGTCTTCTTCATCCAGGACGCGATCAAGTTCCCGGACATCATCCACGCCGGCAAACCGCACCCGGACCGGGAGATCCCGCAGGCGCAGAGCGCGCACGACACCTTCTGGGACTTCGTGTCCCTGCACACCGAGGCACAGCACCACACCATCTGGAACATGTCCGACCGTGGGATTCCGCGGTCGTACCGGACGATGGAGGGCTTCGGCGTGCACACCTTCCGCCTCGTCAACGAGGCCGGGGAGACGGTGCTGGCCAAGTTCCACTGGAAGCCGAAGCTGGGTGTGCACTCGCTGACCTGGGAGGAGGCTCAGCTGCTCGGCGGCGTGGACCCGGACTTCCATCGCCGCGACCTCTACGACGCCATCGAGGCCGGCGCGTACCCGGAGTGGGAGCTGGGCATCCAGGTCTTCCCGGACACTCCCGAGGAGACGTTCGCCGGGATCGACCTGCTGGACCCGACGAAGATCGTGCCGGAGGAGCTGGCCGAGGTGCAGCCGATCGGCCGGCTGGTGCTCAACCGGACGCCGACGAACTTCTTCGCCGAGACCGAACAGGTCGCCTTCCACCTCGGTCACCTGCCGCCCGGCATCGACGTCACGAACGACCCGCTGTTGCAGGGCCGGCTCTTCTCGTACCTCGACACGCAGCTCACCCGGCTGGGCGGGCCCAACTTCCCGCAGATCCCCATCAACCGCCCGCACGCCGCCGTGAACGACATGCTGCGTGACGGCTTCCACCAGCACGCCGTGCACGCGGGCGTCGCGCCGTACCGACCGAACTCGCTCGACGGCGGAAATCCGTTCCCCGCCGGGGATGCCGAGCACGCCGTCGTCGACGTGCCGGTCACGGTCGCGCAGGCACCGAAGGTACGCGCGAACCCGGCCTCGTTCGACGACCACTACAGCCAGGTCCGCCTGTTCTGGCTGAGCATGTCGCCGGTCGAGAAGGAGCACCTCATCCGGGCGTACACCTTCGAGCTGGGCAAGTGCTACCACCAGGCGATCAAGGAGCGTCAGCTGCGGAGCCTCGCCAACATCGACCCGGTGCTGTGCGAGCAGGTCGCCACCGGCCTGGGCCTGCCCGCGCCGCAGCCGACGGTTCCCCTCGCCGACGTCGCGCCCAGCCCGGCGCTGTCGCAGGTCGGTCGGGAGTGGCCGAGCGACGGCCGCGTCATCGGGATCGTCGTCGACCCCGACGGCGACCTGGACGGCGTCGACGAGGTCCGCCGGGCCGTGTTCGGCGCCGGCATGGTGCCGCTGCTGATCGCCCCGCACGGCGGCGTGGTGGGCGGCCTGCCGGTGCAGCGCACCTTCGCCACCGGCCGGTCGGTCGAATTCGACGCGGTCCTGCTGGCCGCGGCGCCGGCGCCCGCGCCGGACGCCCTGCCCGCCCGCGACGCCAAGGCGGGCCGGCCGGACCCGACCACCGTGGACCCGCGCGTGCTGCTGCTCGTCGAGGAGTGCTGGCGGCACGCCAAGGCGATCGGCGCCTGGGGCGCGGGCGTCACCGTGCTGGAGCAGGCCGGCGTCGCCGGCACCCCGGGCGTCGTGGCGGCGGGCTCGGGCACCGAGGCGCTGACGGCGGTGCGGCAGTTGCTGGCCGCGCACCGGGTGTGGGAACGGTTCCCCGCCTCGGTCGTCTGACACCGCCACCGTAGGGCCGTCCTCCGCCGCACCGGGAGGACGGCCCTACGGTGTCCGGACGCTATCTGCGGGTCCACTGCAGCTGGCTCGTGCCGGCGCTACAGCTGCGCTGCTCGATCAGCGCACCGTTCACGGTGCTCTGGCCGACCGTACCCAGACACATCCCGCTGTGCGCGTTGACGAGTTGCCGGGCCTCGTTCAGGGTGAACCGCTGCGCCGGGGTCGTGTTGCAGGTGGTGAGCTGGATCGCCGCCCCGGCGTCGCTGGACGCGCCGAGCACGTCGAGGCAGCGCCCACCCAACCGCACACTCCCGTCCGCCCGCACCGCCCAGAGCTGGTGCGACGCGCGGTCGTCCCGGCAGTCCCAGATCCGAAGCCGGACCGGGTCGGGTGAATCGGGCGTGCTGACGTCCAGGCAGCGGTTGCTCGCCACCCCGACGAGCTGGTTGCCCGACCGCGCCGGGGGTGCGCTCGGCGTCGGTGACACTCGACGGTCCGGCGTGGCGGACGGGGAGACGCCTCCCGTAGCCGCCGGCCGGAAGCCCGTGGTGATCTCCCGGAACGCGTCCGTCCCCGCCACCGCCCAGTCGGACTCGGGTGTCAGCCAGGCCAGGCTGTAACCCTGCCGCTGCGCCGTCGTGAAGGTGCGCCGGCGGGCGTGCATCGCCGTACCCGCCTCGCTGGTGTAGACCCACTCCAGGTCGGCGGCCTTGAGCTGGTAGTCGACGGCGAGCAGCTCGATTCGGTGGTAGCCGCGGTACCGCTCGCCCACGGCCGGTCCGCCCAGTTCGGCCAGCGGGTCGCCGGGTGGCGAGTCGGTCCGGGTGACGACCAGCATCCGTTCGCCGCCCGGCTCGTGGAGTTCCACCTGCTGGCCGTGGCGGGCAATCCGCCAGTCGCGGGGCGCCGGCACGGAGAAGCCGCTGGTGTCCCGGTAGACCGACCACGAGATCGGCGGGAGAGTAGCGCCCGCCGGTGCGGCAGCGGGCGTCGACGGCGCACCCGGCACGGCCGCGGCGTCCACCAACTCGGCCCCGCTGCCGGTCGGCCGCGACGCACCGCGGGTGGCCAGTGGAACCCCGACCGCCAGGCCGAGCGCGACCAGGGCCGCGAGGCCGCCGAGAAGCCGGGTCCGCCGTCGGCGGGCCGGTCCCGGACCGTCCGCCGCCGCTGTCGTCGACGACCGGGGTACGTCGGACGCGCCGACCGGAGCGGACGTGATCGCCGCTGGTGCGGGCGCGCCGGACGCCGGACGCCACGTCACGGTGATGGGTGCCGGGGTGCCGGCCAGCGCCGCCTGGAGCAACTGCTCGGCCGTTTCGGCGTCCATCCGCTCGGCCGGGTCCTTACGCAGCAGCCCGGCCAGCACCGGCGCGAGCGGTCCGGCGCGTCGCGCCACGGGAGGCGGCTCGGTGACCAGCGCGCTGAGGCTCATCAGACTCGACGGCCGGGCGTACGGGGACTGGCCCTCGACGGCGGCGTACAGGGTCGCGCCGAGCGACCACAGATCCCCCTCCGGACCCACCGTGCCGCGCATGGCCCGCTCGGGAGAGACGTACGCGGGCGAGCCGAGGACCACACCACTGAGGGTCAGGTTCACATCCTCGACGGCGGTGGCCAGGCCGAAGTCGGTGAGCACGATCCGGCCGTCCGCGCCGACGAGGATGTTGGCCGGTTTGACGTCCCGATGCATGATCCCGGCGCGGTGGGCGGCGCGCAGCGCGCCGAGCACGGCCAGCCCGATCTCGGCGGCCCGTGCCGGCGGAATGGGGCCGTCGGTGGTGATGGTGTCGTGCAACGACCGGGACGGCACGTACTCCATCACGATCTGCGGGTCACCGTCGGCACTCAACAACACGTCGAAGACCCGGACGACGTTGACGTGGTCGAGTCGCGCGATAGCCCGGGCCTCTCGAAGTGACCTGATCCGCAATTCCTGTCGCGCCTCATTGGTCAGGCCGGGCGGCGGAACGATTTCCTTGATGGCGACGTCCCGTTGCAGCATTGGGTCGCGGGCTTTCCACACTCGACCCATTCCGCCCTGGCCGATGAGCTCGACGACGTCATACCGATCGGTAACAAGAAGCGGCAAGATCCGTGACACCCGGCGAGGCTACCTGGCACGCCGTCGGACAATTTTCGGCAGTCGCAGCGGACGACCAAATGTGATCCCGCTCATCCCGTCGGAATGGGGCGTTGGGAACTGATTGCGGTGCGGGTCGCCGTGCTTCACGGGATTCGGCCCTTCGTTCACAATGGCCACCCGCACCGTCGTGGCGAGGGCCGCCCGCACCGTCGTGGCGGATCAGCCGATGTCGGCCAACCGGGGCAGCACCTCGTCGCCGAGCCGCTGGGCGAACTCGACCGGGTGCCGATCCGGTGTCACCTGCACCTCGCTCACGCCGAGCGTGGCGTACGCGGCGACCTCGGCGAGGAACGCGTCGACGTCGTCCAACGGCGCCTGGGCGGCGACGACCGTCTTCTCGATGGTGTCGTAGTCGCGGCCCTCGGCGGCGCAGTGCCCGCGCAGCACATCCAGCTTGCGGGCGATGTCGTCGGTGCCACCGCGACCGAACAGGTTGCAGGCGTCGGCATACCGGGCCACCAGCAGCAAGGTCTTCTTCTCGCCCCCGCCACCGATCATGATGGGCGGGTGCGGGCGGCTCAACGGCTGCGGTGAGTTGATGGTCTCGGCGAGCTGGTAGTGCTGCCCGTTGAACGGGCCGTCGTCGGCGCTCCACATCTGCCGGCAGATGCGCAGCGTCTCCTCCAACCGCTCGAACCGCTCGGCCACCGGGACCACCGGCACGCCCAGCCCGAGCTGCTCCCGCTCGTACCAGGAGGCGCCGATGCCGAGGCGGGCGCGGCCGCCGGAGAGCACGTCGAGGGTCGTCACGGTCTTGGCGAGCAACCCCGGGTAGCGGTACATCACACCGGTGACCAGCACACCCAGCGTCATCCGCCGCGTCGCCGCCGCGACGTAGCCCAGCGTGGTGTACGCCTCCAGCATCGGCTCCTCGGCCGCGAACACCGCGTCCATCTGGAAGAAGTGATCCATCACCGTGAACGATGCGACACCGGCCTGCTCGGCGGTGGTCGCCGTCTGCGCCAGGGTCGGCGCGATCGCGGCCGGGTCGGCCGGGATCGAGTAGTTCCAGTAGTGCAGCCCGAGCTTCATGTTCGGCACCTCCAAACCGAGCCTAGTGCCGCCCGGCGTCCGCTGGGGCCCGCTCGGAATCGACTCCGGCGGCATCCATTACCGGGTCATGACAATTCGTGGATCCCGTGCGGATATCCGGCTGGCAGCTTTCGGTACGTGATCCAACAGCTGTCTCCGACCGAGCACCGGCCCGTCGACCTGGGCCCGGCCGCCCCGCGCGTCCGGTTCCGCCACCGCTACCGGGCCGGGACCGCGTCCGCCGCAGGACCGTCCCAGCGGGCCCAGTGGGCCGATGCCGCGAAGGGCGTCTGCATCGTCCTCGTCGTTCTGTGGCACGTCGTCGTCAAGGACTACCTCCAGATCGACTGGCACATCGGCCTACCGGTGCCGGGCTTCTGGGGAACGCTGGGTGAGCAGTTCCTCCCGCTGCGGATGCCGCTGTTCTTCACCATCTCGGGCGTCTTCGCGGCGAACGCCGCCCAGCGGCCGTGGCGGCTCGTGGCCCGCGGCCGCATCGCCGGGTTCCTCTACCTGTACGCGATCTGGCTGTTGATCCACACCGTGGTCCTCGCCGCCGCGCCGCAACTGCCCACCGACCGTGCCACCTCGGCTCTCGGTCTGCTGGAGCAGCTCACCATCACCCCGTCCAACCTCTGGTACCTGTACGCCCTGGCGCTGTACTTCACGATCGCCAAGGCGACCCGTCGGGTGCCCCGGGCGGTGGTCCTGGTCCCCGCCGCCGCGCTGTCCGCTATCGCCGCCGCCGGCCTGCTCGACACCCC contains these protein-coding regions:
- a CDS encoding branched-chain amino acid ABC transporter permease — encoded protein: MSATTAAVPPKQRPDDAADRPVDRRRGSTLLRHLAIVLVAGVVLVGVSYAVEPFRNFQLATVAAYLCATAGLTVLTGLNGQLSLGHGALMATGAYTVALCQNAFADRGMTGGWLLPLSLVAAIVSTVAVGAVVGVAAARLRGPYLAGVTLAVAVVVPALAVTFDGVFNGEQGLSVPVEPPPLALGPYFPYERWQLWVTGAATLLAMLLLANLIRSRYGRTFRAVRDDEVAARLAGIHVARTQVLAFVVSAATAGLGGALLAVLAQSVSPGAFSLTLSLFLLMAVVIGGLGRLTGALWGAVLLVALPDLTHSVTEMLTLSPAVAQRLEGNLPLAIFGLTLIVVMIAAPGGVQGLLSRLGRALLARRPTRRS
- a CDS encoding branched-chain amino acid ABC transporter permease, translating into MDRFVFLTVDGLSRGAVYAAFALALVLIWRAARVVNFAQGAMAVAAAYVAYTVSTATGSYWLGFVVAIVAGLLLGAVVDRVVMRHVEHASPLNPVIVALGLVLLIQAVLGMVYGSEFRPAEAPFSRSALTVGGVAVLSPYDLFVFATIGVVVSGLAWMFARTPVGLRMRAAAFAPEVSRLLGVNVGGMLTLGWALASGVGALAAMLVLPTELGLHPHAMDLVFVSAFTAAVVGGLDSPPGAVVGGLVVGLLLSYVSGYAGSDLTPLAVLVLLLAVLLVRPGGLFAPVAARRV
- a CDS encoding ABC transporter ATP-binding protein; amino-acid sequence: MTTTDLLVVRGLVAGYGAAPVLRAIDLTVPTGTIAAVVGANGAGKTTLLRTLSGMIRPAAGQVLLAGEDLRGTPVEQLVRRGMAHVPEGRGVISELTVDENLRLGGLWRRDRADAGRALDEVYQLFEPLARRRRHLGHQLSGGERQMLALGRALVGRPRLLLLDEPSLGLAPRVVARTMALLRQLRDRTGLTVLLVEQNVRSALAVADQGVVMSLGRVVIAAPAATLRDDVDLRHAYLGF
- a CDS encoding ABC transporter ATP-binding protein gives rise to the protein MERGLELHHIGVRFGGLTALDDVSLRVPPHQVVGVIGPNGAGKTTLFNVVCGFVAPQTGSLTLDGRPLRPRPHRLTRLGIARTLQGTGLFAGLSVLENVMTGASHTARAGFVPALLGLPASDRDERRLRADALAILDDLGIAEHAEAAPTTLPFAVRQRVALARALAARPRLLLLDEPAGGLGADDIAELGELIRQLPRRDTDPCAVLLVEHHMDLVMAVCDEIVVLDFGRVIAAGTPDEIRDDPAVTDAYLGATVEEEVSP
- a CDS encoding alpha/beta hydrolase family protein, translating into MSSPTTTRPRSIAARATRLALAAVLAAGGALAGSSSAAQAAGPYERGPAPTTAILEASRGPFATASQSVSSLSVIGFGGGVIYYPTSTSEGTFGAIAISPGFTASWSSISWLGPRIASHGFVVIGIETNTRLDQPDSRGRQLLAALDYLTERSSVRSRIDSSRLAVAGHSMGGGGSLEAASSRPSLQAAVPLAPWNTDKSWSELRVPTLIIGGESDSVAPVATHSVPFYNSIPASAEKAYLELNGASHFFPQTTNTPTARQMVAWLKRFVDDDTRYEQFLCPGPSGSQIQEYRNTCPSA
- a CDS encoding catalase, whose amino-acid sequence is MDSSKPAEAVKNAVKTASGKIADALSPDVPGAPGSAPPTVEEPTTPHDPLPPKPEQGAPQTRTPTGAETGAPTIANGQQGAYLTTANGARLRDTDHSLKAGPRGPVLLQDHHLREKITHFDHERIPERVVHARGAGAHGVFTAYGTAEAVTRAGFLKKGRETEVFVRFSTVLGSRGSADTVRDTRGFATKFYTDEGTFDLVGNNMPVFFIQDAIKFPDIIHAGKPHPDREIPQAQSAHDTFWDFVSLHTEAQHHTIWNMSDRGIPRSYRTMEGFGVHTFRLVNEAGETVLAKFHWKPKLGVHSLTWEEAQLLGGVDPDFHRRDLYDAIEAGAYPEWELGIQVFPDTPEETFAGIDLLDPTKIVPEELAEVQPIGRLVLNRTPTNFFAETEQVAFHLGHLPPGIDVTNDPLLQGRLFSYLDTQLTRLGGPNFPQIPINRPHAAVNDMLRDGFHQHAVHAGVAPYRPNSLDGGNPFPAGDAEHAVVDVPVTVAQAPKVRANPASFDDHYSQVRLFWLSMSPVEKEHLIRAYTFELGKCYHQAIKERQLRSLANIDPVLCEQVATGLGLPAPQPTVPLADVAPSPALSQVGREWPSDGRVIGIVVDPDGDLDGVDEVRRAVFGAGMVPLLIAPHGGVVGGLPVQRTFATGRSVEFDAVLLAAAPAPAPDALPARDAKAGRPDPTTVDPRVLLLVEECWRHAKAIGAWGAGVTVLEQAGVAGTPGVVAAGSGTEALTAVRQLLAAHRVWERFPASVV
- a CDS encoding RICIN domain-containing protein, with translation MSPTPSAPPARSGNQLVGVASNRCLDVSTPDSPDPVRLRIWDCRDDRASHQLWAVRADGSVRLGGRCLDVLGASSDAGAAIQLTTCNTTPAQRFTLNEARQLVNAHSGMCLGTVGQSTVNGALIEQRSCSAGTSQLQWTRR
- a CDS encoding LLM class F420-dependent oxidoreductase; amino-acid sequence: MKLGLHYWNYSIPADPAAIAPTLAQTATTAEQAGVASFTVMDHFFQMDAVFAAEEPMLEAYTTLGYVAAATRRMTLGVLVTGVMYRYPGLLAKTVTTLDVLSGGRARLGIGASWYEREQLGLGVPVVPVAERFERLEETLRICRQMWSADDGPFNGQHYQLAETINSPQPLSRPHPPIMIGGGGEKKTLLLVARYADACNLFGRGGTDDIARKLDVLRGHCAAEGRDYDTIEKTVVAAQAPLDDVDAFLAEVAAYATLGVSEVQVTPDRHPVEFAQRLGDEVLPRLADIG
- a CDS encoding acyltransferase family protein yields the protein MIQQLSPTEHRPVDLGPAAPRVRFRHRYRAGTASAAGPSQRAQWADAAKGVCIVLVVLWHVVVKDYLQIDWHIGLPVPGFWGTLGEQFLPLRMPLFFTISGVFAANAAQRPWRLVARGRIAGFLYLYAIWLLIHTVVLAAAPQLPTDRATSALGLLEQLTITPSNLWYLYALALYFTIAKATRRVPRAVVLVPAAALSAIAAAGLLDTPGNRAGLYQNLVFFLAGLHLRPQIQQWAATANRRRLLLTSGGYVLALAAMAVTGAQQWFGVWPAVSVLAVIFGITAAARLARWSALSDPLARLGRITLPIYVIHMPVLALLHRLLLVPVSGLGGSAQVLIVFIYPILLTGLVIGLSLAVHRGLLAVRAGWLFALPAKRRLAAAG